In the Clostridium beijerinckii genome, one interval contains:
- a CDS encoding Crp/Fnr family transcriptional regulator: protein MNNNCGNCCNNCRGNLCASKVPMFENLNDEELLDIVNMINHKEYIKGDIIFSEGNIANTLYFVNEGKIKLYRYTKDGKEQILHILSEGDFFGELDLIKPSTYRFNAKAIVDAKVCTLTKDELKDAMMRKPEIGIKLLETVRERLSKVEDLVQNLATKDVDSRMAYLITDLMTSYGENIEDSISIKLPISRGDMANYIGVTPETISRKLKKFEDEKIIKIVGTKNIIILDEKKLKDYI from the coding sequence ATGAATAATAATTGCGGTAACTGTTGTAATAATTGTAGAGGAAATCTTTGTGCAAGCAAGGTTCCAATGTTTGAAAACTTAAATGATGAAGAATTATTAGATATTGTAAATATGATAAATCATAAAGAATATATTAAAGGCGATATAATTTTTAGTGAAGGTAATATAGCAAATACACTTTATTTCGTGAATGAAGGAAAAATAAAATTATATAGGTATACTAAAGATGGTAAAGAACAGATATTACATATACTTTCAGAAGGAGACTTTTTTGGAGAATTAGATCTAATAAAGCCTTCTACGTATAGATTTAACGCTAAAGCAATAGTAGATGCTAAGGTATGCACACTTACTAAGGATGAGCTGAAGGATGCAATGATGAGAAAGCCTGAGATTGGAATAAAATTATTAGAAACTGTGAGAGAAAGATTGTCAAAGGTTGAAGATCTTGTACAGAATCTAGCAACCAAGGATGTGGATTCTAGAATGGCTTATTTAATAACAGATTTAATGACCAGTTATGGAGAAAACATTGAAGATAGTATATCTATTAAATTACCAATCTCAAGAGGAGATATGGCGAATTATATTGGAGTAACTCCGGAAACTATAAGTAGAAAACTTAAAAAATTTGAAGATGAAAAAATAATAAAGATAGTAGGAACTAAGAACATTATAATTTTAGATGAAAAGAAATTAAAGGATTATATATAA